The following are encoded together in the Synergistaceae bacterium genome:
- the pheS gene encoding phenylalanine--tRNA ligase subunit alpha, protein MPELDIKAVRDSFVESLNNASNLQELDEIRVRFTGKKGDLTLLLRSLGKLPPDERKAAGQELNKLRDEIEDSLTQAGKKIRDSENEKQETNERIDVTLPERGRLSGAFHPVLQTMHEIADIMQGLGYSVATGPEKEEDFYNFECLNVPSWHPARDMQDTFYFADGTLLRTHTSPVQVRSMLAYGAPLRIICPGKVYRRDNDVTHSPMFNQMEGLLVDKNVSFSVMKGTMTEMLNAFFGKSLKSRFRASYFPFTEPSMELDIECVECSGHDPHCRVCHGTGWLEVAGMGMVHPNVIRAGKINPDEYNGFAFGIGLDRMAMLKYGIGDLRLLFDGNISYFLSGFKGESKC, encoded by the coding sequence ATGCCGGAACTAGATATTAAAGCAGTCAGGGATTCATTTGTTGAGTCCCTGAATAATGCTTCAAATTTGCAGGAACTCGACGAGATTCGAGTCAGATTCACAGGCAAAAAAGGAGATTTAACACTTTTATTGCGCTCTCTCGGAAAATTGCCACCAGATGAACGCAAAGCAGCAGGCCAAGAACTTAATAAATTACGCGACGAAATAGAAGACTCACTCACTCAGGCAGGCAAAAAAATTCGCGACTCAGAAAACGAGAAACAGGAAACTAACGAACGAATCGATGTAACTTTACCCGAACGAGGCAGATTAAGCGGTGCATTTCATCCCGTTTTGCAGACTATGCATGAGATCGCTGACATTATGCAGGGTCTTGGTTATTCTGTTGCGACAGGTCCAGAGAAAGAAGAAGATTTCTACAATTTTGAGTGCTTGAATGTCCCTTCATGGCATCCGGCTAGAGATATGCAGGACACTTTTTATTTTGCTGACGGGACTTTATTACGGACTCATACTTCGCCCGTGCAGGTTAGATCTATGCTCGCATATGGCGCACCGTTAAGAATCATTTGCCCCGGTAAAGTTTATCGCCGCGATAATGACGTTACTCACTCTCCTATGTTTAATCAGATGGAGGGCTTATTAGTCGATAAAAATGTTTCGTTCAGCGTCATGAAAGGCACAATGACAGAAATGTTAAATGCTTTCTTCGGCAAGAGTCTTAAATCACGTTTCAGAGCAAGTTATTTCCCGTTCACAGAGCCGTCTATGGAGCTTGATATTGAGTGTGTCGAATGTTCCGGGCATGATCCCCACTGCAGAGTCTGTCATGGTACGGGCTGGCTTGAGGTCGCAGGGATGGGAATGGTACATCCTAATGTTATACGCGCAGGAAAAATTAACCCTGACGAATATAACGGCTTTGCATTTGGAATCGGTCTTGATCGTATGGCAATGCTTAAATATGGAATCGGCGATTTAAGATTATTATTTGACGGCAATATTTCTTATTTCTTGTCAGGCTTTAAGGGGGAGTCAAAATGTTAA
- the rplT gene encoding 50S ribosomal protein L20: MRVKGASASDKKRKKLFSITKGYWGQRKNVYRRAREAFLAALSRAYFDRKRKKRDFRRLWITRISAAVRAEGMSYSVFMNGLKKAGINMNRKMLSELAINDDKAFRELVAKAKAAL; the protein is encoded by the coding sequence ATGAGAGTAAAAGGTGCAAGCGCAAGTGACAAGAAGCGCAAAAAATTATTTAGTATCACAAAAGGTTACTGGGGACAGCGCAAAAACGTTTACCGCAGAGCACGTGAAGCATTTCTAGCAGCATTATCACGCGCATATTTCGACCGTAAGCGCAAAAAAAGAGATTTCCGCAGACTCTGGATCACAAGAATCAGTGCAGCCGTACGAGCTGAAGGCATGAGCTACAGTGTATTCATGAACGGTCTCAAGAAAGCCGGTATTAACATGAATCGTAAAATGCTCTCTGAACTCGCAATCAATGACGATAAAGCATTCAGAGAACTTGTAGCTAAGGCAAAAGCAGCGTTATAA
- the rpmI gene encoding 50S ribosomal protein L35 — protein MAKQKLKSHSGAKKRFFKTASGKFAYRKCSRSHILVHKKPSRMRRLKATGYVTETLTEQMRHLLPYD, from the coding sequence ATGGCAAAGCAGAAGTTAAAATCACACAGCGGCGCAAAGAAAAGATTCTTTAAGACCGCATCAGGCAAATTCGCTTACAGGAAGTGCAGCAGATCTCATATTCTCGTGCACAAGAAGCCTTCAAGAATGAGAAGACTCAAAGCTACAGGCTACGTTACAGAGACGCTCACAGAACAAATGCGGCATTTACTGCCCTATGACTAG